The proteins below are encoded in one region of Flavobacterium sp. IMCC34852:
- the nuoK gene encoding NADH-quinone oxidoreductase subunit NuoK — protein sequence MNNILNEIGIENYIFLSVLLFCIGVFGVLYRRNAIIVFMSIEIMLNAVNLLFVAFSTYHQDAEGQVFVFFSMAVAAAEVAVGLAILVSVFRNLGSIDIDNLKNLKG from the coding sequence ATGAACAATATTTTAAATGAAATAGGGATAGAAAACTACATTTTCCTTTCGGTACTCTTATTCTGTATCGGAGTTTTCGGAGTGTTGTACCGCAGAAATGCCATCATCGTTTTCATGTCGATTGAAATCATGTTGAATGCGGTGAACTTATTGTTTGTAGCTTTTTCAACGTACCACCAAGACGCCGAAGGGCAAGTGTTTGTATTCTTCTCCATGGCGGTTGCCGCAGCGGAAGTGGCCGTAGGATTGGCGATTCTGGTTTCTGTATTCAGAAACTTAGGCTCAATCGATATTGATAATTTAAAGAATTTAAAAGGATAA
- a CDS encoding NADH-quinone oxidoreductase subunit J family protein, protein MSPILITFYFLAAITLATAFLTIYSKNPIHSAIYLVLCFFSIAGHYLLFNAQFLAIVHIIVYSGAIMVLFLFTIMLMNLNKENEVHKPRITRLGAIVVFILMSIVLVTIFINSKTIMGDYDTSGEDFQSIKTLGKILLNEYMVPFEFASILLLAAMIGVVLLSKKEKTEKK, encoded by the coding sequence ATGTCGCCTATCTTAATTACCTTCTACTTTTTAGCAGCCATTACGTTGGCCACGGCATTTTTGACGATTTACAGTAAAAACCCGATTCACAGTGCTATTTATTTAGTGCTTTGTTTCTTTTCTATTGCTGGTCACTACTTGTTATTCAACGCACAGTTTTTGGCCATAGTACATATTATAGTGTATTCGGGAGCGATTATGGTACTCTTCCTGTTTACCATCATGTTGATGAATTTGAATAAGGAAAATGAAGTCCACAAACCTCGTATTACCAGACTTGGTGCTATCGTTGTTTTTATTCTAATGAGTATCGTTTTGGTAACCATCTTTATCAATTCGAAAACCATTATGGGCGATTATGATACGTCGGGCGAAGATTTCCAATCGATTAAAACCCTTGGAAAAATATTACTGAACGAATATATGGTACCATTCGAATTTGCTTCCATCTTATTATTGGCAGCGATGATTGGTGTGGTTTTATTGTCTAAAAAAGAAAAAACGGAGAAAAAATAA
- a CDS encoding NuoI/complex I 23 kDa subunit family protein has product MSTAIQSISLSGKKKQVSNKEMTFLERLYLVAIIKGLLITIKHFFRKKATIHYPEQVRAFSPVYRGRHMLKRDEQGRENCTACGLCALSCPAEAITMKAAERKKGEEHLYREEKYAEIYEINMLRCIFCGLCEEACPKDAIYLTISKELVPAQYDREDFIFGKDKLVMPLEMAIKNTQLKNAN; this is encoded by the coding sequence ATGTCAACAGCAATTCAAAGTATATCGCTTTCAGGTAAAAAGAAACAAGTTTCCAATAAGGAAATGACGTTCCTAGAGCGCCTTTATTTAGTAGCCATCATTAAAGGGTTACTCATTACCATCAAACACTTTTTCAGAAAAAAAGCTACGATTCATTATCCCGAGCAAGTACGTGCTTTTAGTCCGGTGTACCGTGGTCGTCACATGTTGAAACGCGACGAGCAAGGTCGTGAAAACTGTACGGCTTGCGGATTGTGTGCTTTATCTTGTCCGGCCGAAGCCATTACTATGAAGGCTGCCGAACGCAAAAAAGGCGAAGAGCATTTGTACCGTGAAGAAAAGTATGCCGAAATCTACGAAATCAACATGTTGCGTTGTATTTTCTGCGGCTTGTGTGAAGAAGCTTGTCCGAAAGACGCTATTTACTTAACTATTTCTAAAGAATTGGTACCGGCTCAATATGACCGTGAAGATTTTATTTTCGGAAAAGACAAATTGGTGATGCCTTTAGAAATGGCTATAAAAAATACTCAACTTAAAAACGCTAACTAA
- the nuoH gene encoding NADH-quinone oxidoreductase subunit NuoH → MDSAFIIEKSVVIVTVFAITMIMAMYSTWAERKVAAFLQDRVGPNRAGWGGLLQPLADGMKLFAKEEFEPNTPNKFLFFVGPAIAMSTALMTSAVIPWGDQLEVFGRTVQLQATDIDVALLYIFGVVSVGVYGIMIGGWASNNKFSLMGAVRAASQMVSYEVAMGLSMIALLMMTGTLSLKEISEQQAGMNWNVFYQPVGFLIFLICAFAETNRTPFDLAECESELIGGYHTEYSSMKMGFYLFAEYANMFISSAILAILYFGGYNYPGMQWMIDNVGANTANVIGIGVLFAKICFFIFFYMWVRWTIPRFRYDQLMNLGWKILIPLSIINIIITGICILAFK, encoded by the coding sequence ATGGATAGTGCCTTTATCATAGAAAAAAGTGTGGTGATCGTAACCGTATTTGCTATCACCATGATTATGGCGATGTATTCCACTTGGGCAGAGCGTAAAGTGGCTGCCTTTTTACAAGACCGTGTTGGACCAAACCGCGCCGGTTGGGGTGGATTATTACAACCTTTGGCCGATGGTATGAAATTGTTCGCCAAAGAAGAATTCGAACCCAATACGCCTAACAAATTTTTATTTTTTGTCGGACCCGCGATTGCGATGAGTACGGCCTTAATGACCAGTGCGGTAATTCCGTGGGGTGACCAATTGGAAGTCTTCGGAAGAACCGTACAATTACAAGCTACCGATATTGATGTCGCTTTATTGTACATCTTCGGGGTAGTTTCTGTTGGGGTTTACGGTATCATGATTGGAGGTTGGGCTTCTAACAATAAGTTCTCGTTAATGGGTGCGGTTCGTGCCGCTTCGCAAATGGTTTCTTATGAAGTGGCCATGGGATTATCGATGATTGCTTTGTTGATGATGACCGGAACCTTGAGCTTAAAAGAAATCTCCGAACAACAAGCCGGAATGAACTGGAACGTATTCTACCAACCGGTAGGATTCTTAATCTTCTTGATTTGTGCTTTTGCGGAAACCAACCGTACGCCTTTCGACTTAGCCGAATGTGAATCGGAATTGATTGGTGGTTACCACACCGAATATTCTTCCATGAAAATGGGATTCTATTTGTTCGCCGAGTACGCTAATATGTTTATCTCATCGGCCATCTTAGCCATCTTGTATTTCGGAGGTTACAACTATCCGGGCATGCAATGGATGATAGATAATGTTGGTGCCAATACGGCTAATGTTATCGGAATCGGGGTTTTATTTGCTAAAATCTGTTTCTTCATCTTCTTCTATATGTGGGTTCGTTGGACGATACCGCGTTTCAGATACGATCAATTGATGAACTTAGGCTGGAAGATTTTAATTCCGCTTTCTATCATCAACATTATAATAACCGGAATTTGCATTTTAGCTTTTAAATAA
- a CDS encoding 2Fe-2S iron-sulfur cluster-binding protein — MKVTIDGQEIEVAPGTTILQAARMIGGESVPPAMCYYSKLKGTGGKCRCCLVDVTKGSEADPRPMPKLVASCVTGCQDGMEVASKKSDRVAEARKAVTEFLLINHPLDCPVCDQAGECDLQNLSFEHGKLQQRFIEEKRTFEPEDIGDKIQLHMNRCIVCQRCVEVADQLTDKRVHGVLNRGDHSQISTCVSAAIDNEFSGNMIDVCPVGALTDKTFRFKSRVWFNKPFNAHRECTTPGCCGKTTLWMFGNEIQRVTARKDEYHEVEDFICNTCRFDKKDVADWVIEGPRKFEKDSVINQNKHFGKTEKVVIETEKGILQGRDIDRKKISMAEIDYNEKIDGNPVNGKQNG, encoded by the coding sequence ATGAAAGTAACCATAGACGGTCAAGAAATTGAAGTAGCACCGGGAACAACTATCCTGCAGGCTGCTCGTATGATTGGTGGAGAATCAGTTCCGCCGGCCATGTGCTATTATTCTAAATTAAAAGGAACCGGCGGAAAATGCCGTTGTTGTTTGGTAGACGTTACTAAAGGCAGCGAAGCCGACCCAAGACCAATGCCTAAACTCGTTGCGTCATGCGTAACCGGTTGTCAGGACGGAATGGAAGTAGCGAGCAAAAAATCGGACAGAGTAGCCGAAGCGCGCAAAGCCGTAACCGAATTCCTTTTGATCAATCACCCACTCGATTGTCCGGTTTGTGATCAGGCAGGCGAGTGTGATTTGCAAAATTTAAGTTTCGAACACGGAAAATTACAACAGCGTTTCATTGAAGAAAAAAGAACTTTCGAACCGGAAGACATCGGCGACAAAATTCAATTGCACATGAACCGTTGCATTGTTTGTCAACGTTGTGTGGAAGTAGCCGATCAATTAACCGACAAACGTGTTCATGGCGTTTTAAATCGTGGTGACCATTCCCAAATTTCCACTTGTGTTTCGGCTGCTATCGACAATGAATTCTCCGGAAACATGATTGATGTTTGTCCGGTGGGTGCTTTGACTGACAAGACTTTCCGATTCAAATCGAGAGTTTGGTTCAACAAACCTTTCAATGCCCACAGAGAATGTACTACGCCGGGTTGTTGCGGAAAAACCACTTTATGGATGTTCGGTAACGAAATTCAAAGAGTAACGGCTCGCAAAGATGAATACCATGAAGTAGAAGATTTCATCTGTAACACTTGTCGTTTCGACAAAAAAGACGTGGCGGATTGGGTTATCGAAGGACCGAGAAAATTCGAAAAAGATTCGGTAATCAACCAAAACAAACATTTCGGCAAAACCGAAAAAGTAGTCATCGAAACCGAAAAAGGCATCCTTCAAGGTAGAGACATCGACCGCAAAAAAATCAGTATGGCCGAAATTGATTACAACGAAAAAATAGACGGTAACCCAGTAAACGGAAAGCAAAATGGATAG
- the nuoF gene encoding NADH-quinone oxidoreductase subunit NuoF, with product MGRKILLDKINVPGIKTYEVYRREGGYASVEKALKKMTPDEVVEEVKTSGLRGRGGAGFPAGMKWSFIDKKSGNPRHLVCNADESEPGTFKDRYLMEYIPHLLIEGMITSSYALGANLSYIYIRGEYMWVYKILERAIAEAKAAGWLGKNILGSGYDLELFVQIGGGAYICGEETALIESLEGNRGNPRLKPPFPAVKGLWQNPTVVNNVETISAVPWIINNSGADYAGIGIGRSTGTKLISASGNIKNQGVYEIELGLSVYEFMNSDEYCGGMQTDRPLKALVPGGSSVPILPANLIYKTAAGEDRLMTYESLSDGGFATGSMLGSGGFIVYDDRACIVRNTWNFSRFYHHESCGQCTPCREGTGWLEKVLWRIENGQGREEDIELLWSIQSKIEGNTICPLGDAASWPVAAAIRHFRDEFEYHIRFPEKVKNRDHFVHEPFEKVKHLIAKQEV from the coding sequence ATGGGAAGAAAAATATTATTAGACAAAATCAACGTTCCGGGCATCAAAACCTATGAAGTATATCGTCGTGAAGGCGGTTACGCTTCAGTAGAAAAAGCCTTGAAAAAAATGACTCCGGATGAAGTAGTCGAAGAAGTAAAAACTTCAGGATTACGCGGTCGTGGTGGCGCGGGTTTCCCGGCCGGAATGAAATGGAGTTTTATCGACAAAAAATCGGGCAATCCAAGACACTTGGTGTGCAACGCCGATGAGTCGGAACCGGGCACTTTCAAAGACCGTTACTTAATGGAATACATTCCGCATCTTTTGATTGAAGGAATGATTACGTCAAGTTATGCTTTGGGTGCCAACCTATCCTACATCTACATCCGAGGAGAATACATGTGGGTATACAAAATTTTAGAAAGAGCCATTGCCGAAGCGAAAGCGGCCGGTTGGTTAGGCAAAAATATATTAGGCTCAGGCTACGATTTGGAATTATTTGTCCAAATTGGTGGTGGTGCTTACATCTGCGGAGAAGAAACTGCGCTTATCGAAAGCTTGGAAGGGAATCGAGGAAATCCTCGTTTGAAACCACCATTCCCCGCGGTGAAAGGTTTGTGGCAAAATCCAACCGTAGTAAACAACGTAGAAACCATTTCGGCGGTGCCATGGATTATCAATAATTCAGGCGCTGATTATGCCGGAATCGGAATTGGTCGTTCTACGGGAACCAAATTAATTTCGGCTTCCGGAAACATCAAAAACCAAGGCGTTTACGAAATCGAATTAGGATTATCAGTATACGAATTCATGAATTCCGACGAATATTGTGGCGGAATGCAAACCGACAGACCATTAAAGGCTTTAGTTCCGGGAGGTTCTTCGGTGCCGATTTTACCCGCGAATTTAATTTACAAAACCGCTGCCGGCGAAGACCGTTTGATGACTTATGAAAGTTTATCTGATGGTGGGTTTGCTACCGGTTCGATGTTAGGTTCAGGTGGATTTATCGTGTATGATGATAGAGCTTGTATCGTTCGAAACACTTGGAATTTTTCTCGTTTCTATCACCACGAATCTTGCGGTCAATGTACACCATGTCGTGAAGGAACCGGTTGGTTAGAAAAAGTATTGTGGAGAATCGAAAACGGACAAGGACGCGAAGAAGACATCGAATTGTTATGGAGCATCCAATCTAAAATTGAAGGAAATACGATTTGTCCTTTAGGTGACGCGGCTTCATGGCCGGTAGCTGCGGCGATTCGTCACTTCAGAGACGAGTTTGAATACCATATTCGTTTCCCTGAAAAAGTAAAAAACAGAGATCACTTTGTGCATGAGCCTTTTGAAAAAGTAAAACATTTAATCGCAAAGCAAGAAGTTTAA
- a CDS encoding complex I 24 kDa subunit family protein, whose product MERSHIKQEINITEPLMARINELISHYPADKKKSALLPVLHEVQDAHDNWLSIELQNKVAEILEILPIEVYEVVTFYTMFNQRPIGKYMFEFCQTAACCQNGVEDLMDYTCAKLGVGIGEPTADGLFEVRGVECLGACGYAPMMQLGDFYQEHLTKEKVDQLIQDCKDGKITLHDK is encoded by the coding sequence ATGGAAAGATCACATATCAAACAAGAGATAAACATTACTGAACCGTTGATGGCTCGCATCAATGAGTTAATCAGTCATTATCCTGCCGATAAAAAGAAATCAGCTTTATTGCCGGTTTTGCACGAAGTTCAAGACGCTCACGACAATTGGTTGAGTATCGAGTTGCAAAACAAGGTAGCCGAGATTCTAGAAATATTGCCTATCGAAGTATACGAAGTAGTTACTTTTTACACGATGTTCAATCAAAGACCCATCGGAAAATACATGTTCGAATTCTGTCAAACGGCTGCTTGTTGTCAAAACGGCGTGGAAGATTTGATGGATTATACTTGTGCAAAATTGGGCGTAGGGATTGGCGAGCCCACCGCTGACGGCCTTTTCGAAGTACGCGGCGTAGAATGTTTGGGCGCTTGTGGTTACGCGCCAATGATGCAGTTGGGTGATTTCTACCAAGAACATTTGACCAAAGAAAAAGTAGACCAATTGATTCAAGATTGCAAAGACGGAAAAATCACTTTACACGATAAATAA
- the nuoD gene encoding NADH dehydrogenase (quinone) subunit D — MSDLLLSPEHRYAKVIEKTRNEDGSELSILNLGPTHPATHGIFQNILLMDGERILDAEPTVGYIHRAFEKIAENRPFYQINVLTDRMNYCSSPINNMAWWMTVEKLLNIEVPKRAQYLRVIVMELARITDHLICNSILGVDTGAYTGFLYVFQFREKVYEIYEEICGARLTTNMGRIGGFEREWSDEAFKKLNTFLEEFPVAWKEFENLFERNRIFIDRTVNVGPISAEKAMQYGLTGPNLRAAGIDYDVRKAAPYSSYEDFEFDIPVGKSGDTYDRFCVRNAEVWESLSIIKQALAKLPEGPIHADVPDYYLPPKEDVYTNMESLIYHFKIVMGEVPVPVDEIYHAVEGGNGELGFYLITDGSRTPYRLKFRRPCYIYYQAYTEMIKGGMLSDAIVILSSLNVIAGELDA; from the coding sequence ATGTCAGATTTATTATTATCACCAGAGCATCGATATGCTAAAGTTATAGAAAAAACCCGCAACGAAGACGGAAGCGAACTCTCTATATTAAACTTAGGACCAACGCACCCGGCTACGCACGGGATTTTCCAAAACATCTTATTGATGGACGGAGAAAGAATCCTGGATGCCGAGCCAACCGTTGGTTATATTCACCGTGCCTTCGAAAAAATTGCAGAAAACCGTCCGTTTTACCAAATCAACGTGTTGACCGACCGTATGAACTATTGTTCGTCGCCTATCAACAACATGGCTTGGTGGATGACCGTAGAGAAATTATTGAATATTGAAGTACCGAAACGTGCCCAATATTTAAGAGTAATCGTAATGGAGTTGGCCAGAATTACAGACCACTTGATTTGTAATTCGATTTTGGGGGTTGATACCGGCGCTTATACCGGATTCCTTTATGTATTCCAATTCAGAGAAAAAGTATACGAGATTTACGAAGAAATTTGCGGCGCTCGTTTGACTACCAATATGGGAAGAATAGGCGGATTCGAAAGAGAATGGTCCGACGAAGCCTTCAAAAAATTAAATACTTTCTTAGAAGAATTTCCGGTAGCCTGGAAAGAATTCGAAAACCTATTTGAAAGAAACAGAATTTTCATTGACCGTACCGTTAATGTTGGTCCGATTTCAGCTGAAAAAGCAATGCAATACGGATTAACCGGCCCAAATTTACGTGCCGCCGGAATTGATTACGACGTTCGTAAAGCCGCCCCGTATTCCTCATACGAAGATTTTGAATTCGATATTCCTGTTGGAAAATCAGGCGATACTTATGACCGTTTTTGCGTGCGTAATGCCGAGGTTTGGGAAAGTTTAAGCATCATCAAACAAGCCTTGGCGAAATTACCCGAAGGACCAATCCACGCTGATGTTCCCGATTATTATTTACCTCCGAAAGAAGACGTTTACACCAATATGGAAAGCTTAATCTACCACTTCAAAATTGTGATGGGTGAAGTACCGGTTCCGGTGGATGAAATTTATCATGCGGTTGAAGGCGGAAACGGTGAATTAGGATTTTATTTAATTACCGACGGAAGCCGAACACCATACCGTTTAAAATTCAGAAGACCTTGTTATATCTATTACCAAGCCTATACTGAAATGATTAAAGGCGGAATGCTATCTGACGCTATCGTTATTTTATCAAGTTTAAATGTAATTGCCGGCGAATTAGACGCTTAA
- a CDS encoding NADH-quinone oxidoreductase subunit C, with translation MALETAYIQDKLAQTFGNNVLNFEMKRDIFTFEATPNTIHEVIRFLKEQEDLNFHFLTDLAGIHFPDNDETHQFAVTYQLHNWIENVRIRVKTYLPDPAEVDTVTDLFLCANWMEREAWDFFGINFKGHPQLKRILNMEEMVSHPMRKEFPMEDSGRTDKDDRFFGRTPVNN, from the coding sequence ATGGCTTTAGAAACAGCTTATATACAAGATAAATTGGCTCAGACATTCGGCAACAATGTGCTGAATTTTGAAATGAAAAGAGATATTTTCACTTTCGAAGCCACACCCAATACCATTCACGAAGTGATTCGCTTTTTGAAAGAACAAGAAGATTTAAACTTCCACTTCCTAACAGATTTAGCCGGTATTCATTTTCCGGACAATGATGAAACACACCAATTTGCTGTGACTTATCAATTGCACAATTGGATTGAAAACGTGAGAATTCGAGTAAAAACTTATTTGCCCGATCCGGCAGAGGTTGATACGGTAACCGACTTATTTCTATGCGCCAATTGGATGGAAAGAGAAGCTTGGGATTTCTTCGGAATCAATTTCAAAGGACATCCGCAGCTGAAACGCATTTTGAATATGGAAGAGATGGTTTCTCACCCGATGCGAAAAGAATTCCCGATGGAAGACAGCGGAAGAACCGATAAAGACGACCGCTTCTTCGGAAGAACACCAGTTAATAATTAA
- a CDS encoding NADH-quinone oxidoreductase subunit B — MSTTKPNMVAPPEGVVGEGFFATKLNDVVGLARANSLWPLPFATSCCGIEFMATMASHYDLARFGSERVSFSPRQADMLMVMGTISKKMAPILRQVYEQMSEPRWVIAVGACASSGGVFDTYSVLQGIDKVIPVDVYVPGCPPRPEQIVDGVMQLQELVKNESVRRRNSPEYKELLASYNL, encoded by the coding sequence ATGAGTACTACAAAACCAAATATGGTCGCTCCGCCGGAAGGAGTTGTTGGTGAAGGTTTCTTCGCTACCAAATTAAACGATGTTGTCGGATTGGCAAGAGCCAACTCGCTTTGGCCATTACCGTTCGCGACATCTTGTTGCGGAATTGAATTTATGGCCACCATGGCTTCTCATTACGATTTAGCGCGTTTTGGTTCGGAAAGAGTAAGTTTCTCTCCGCGTCAAGCCGACATGCTGATGGTCATGGGAACCATTTCCAAAAAAATGGCACCGATTTTACGTCAGGTTTACGAACAAATGTCAGAACCGCGTTGGGTTATCGCCGTTGGCGCTTGTGCCTCTTCAGGTGGTGTATTTGACACATACTCCGTTTTACAAGGTATTGACAAAGTGATTCCCGTTGACGTATATGTGCCGGGTTGTCCGCCAAGACCGGAACAAATTGTAGACGGCGTAATGCAATTGCAAGAATTGGTGAAAAACGAATCGGTTCGCCGCAGAAATTCACCGGAATACAAAGAATTATTAGCTTCTTACAACCTATAA
- a CDS encoding NADH-quinone oxidoreductase subunit A gives MQSNQLDYLPILMQAGLAVGFVVLTIIGSSFLGPKRHSKSKDKNFECGIESVGNARIPFSVKYFLVAILFVLFDVEVIFLYPWAINFKALGIEGMIKMVIFMSLLLVGFFYIIKKKALEWE, from the coding sequence ATGCAGTCTAATCAATTAGATTATTTACCAATCCTGATGCAAGCAGGTTTAGCGGTAGGATTTGTGGTCTTAACCATTATCGGCTCTAGCTTTTTAGGCCCGAAAAGACATTCCAAAAGCAAAGACAAAAACTTTGAGTGTGGTATCGAATCAGTAGGAAATGCCAGAATTCCTTTTTCAGTAAAATATTTCTTGGTAGCAATCCTTTTTGTCCTTTTTGACGTAGAGGTAATTTTCCTATACCCTTGGGCCATTAATTTCAAAGCTTTAGGCATCGAAGGAATGATTAAAATGGTTATTTTCATGTCACTTTTATTGGTAGGCTTCTTCTACATTATCAAGAAGAAAGCTTTAGAATGGGAATAA
- a CDS encoding cold-shock protein yields MRTGKVKFFNESKGYGFITDDETGKDIFVHATGIKSEGLNEGDKVSYEEEEGRKGKVAAQVVAIED; encoded by the coding sequence ATGCGCACAGGTAAAGTTAAATTCTTCAATGAATCAAAAGGTTACGGTTTTATTACTGACGATGAGACAGGAAAAGACATTTTCGTACATGCTACCGGAATTAAATCAGAAGGTTTAAATGAAGGAGACAAAGTATCTTACGAAGAAGAAGAAGGAAGAAAAGGTAAAGTAGCGGCTCAAGTAGTGGCTATCGAAGACTAA
- the aspS gene encoding aspartate--tRNA ligase, with product MYRSHNCGQLNATHINREVTLAGWVQKSRDKGFMIWVDLRDRYGITQLIFDEQRTDKTVFENAKSLGREFVIQVKGTVIERESKNPNMATGDIEILVSELTLLNASNLPPFTIEDETDGGEDIRMKYRYLDIRRNPVKNSLLFRHKVAMEVRKYLSDLDFCEVETPYLIKSTPEGARDFVVPSRMNEGQFYALPQSPQTFKQLLMVGGMDKYFQIVKCFRDEDLRADRQPEFTQIDCEMAFVEQEDILNVFEGLTRHLLKEIKGIDVAEFPRITYDYAMKTYGNDKPDIRFEMKFGELNAVAQHKDFPVFNSAELVVGIAAPGCASYTRKEIDALIDWVKRPQVGASGMVYVKCEEDGTFKSSVDKFYDQEDLKKWAEVTNAKAGDLILVLSGNADKTRTQLSALRMEVATRLGLRKPDEFAPLWVVDFPLLEWDEESSRYHAMHHPFTSPKPEDMKLIETEPGKVRANAYDMVLNGNEIGGGSIRIHDKDLQSRMFSLLGFTPEQAQDQFGFLMNAFQFGAPPHGGLAFGLDRLVAILGGQETIRDFIAFPKNNSGRDVMIDAPSAIDEAQLKELYIKLDLPQ from the coding sequence ATGTACAGAAGTCATAATTGTGGCCAATTAAACGCCACTCATATTAATAGAGAAGTTACGCTTGCCGGTTGGGTCCAAAAATCGCGTGATAAAGGTTTTATGATTTGGGTTGATTTGCGCGACCGTTACGGAATCACGCAATTAATCTTTGACGAACAAAGAACTGATAAAACTGTTTTTGAAAATGCCAAATCGCTGGGAAGAGAATTTGTCATTCAGGTAAAAGGAACCGTTATTGAACGAGAATCAAAAAATCCTAATATGGCTACCGGTGACATTGAAATCTTGGTTTCTGAACTGACTTTATTGAATGCCTCTAACCTTCCGCCATTCACTATTGAAGATGAAACTGATGGTGGTGAAGACATTCGAATGAAATACCGCTACTTGGATATCCGAAGAAATCCGGTAAAAAACTCCTTGCTTTTCCGTCACAAAGTGGCTATGGAAGTGCGCAAATATTTATCTGATTTGGATTTCTGTGAAGTGGAAACTCCTTATTTAATCAAATCGACTCCGGAAGGCGCGAGAGATTTTGTGGTTCCAAGTCGAATGAACGAAGGACAATTTTACGCCTTACCGCAATCGCCTCAAACCTTCAAACAATTGTTGATGGTAGGCGGCATGGATAAATATTTCCAAATCGTAAAATGTTTCCGCGACGAAGATTTGCGTGCCGACAGACAACCCGAATTCACCCAAATCGATTGTGAAATGGCCTTTGTTGAACAAGAAGATATCCTAAATGTTTTCGAAGGCTTGACCCGTCATTTATTAAAAGAAATCAAAGGCATCGACGTAGCAGAATTCCCAAGAATCACCTACGATTACGCTATGAAAACCTACGGAAACGACAAACCGGATATTCGTTTCGAAATGAAATTCGGAGAATTAAACGCCGTGGCCCAACATAAAGATTTTCCTGTATTTAATTCGGCCGAACTAGTTGTCGGAATTGCCGCTCCGGGTTGTGCATCTTACACTCGTAAAGAAATTGACGCCCTTATTGACTGGGTGAAACGCCCGCAAGTAGGCGCCTCAGGAATGGTTTACGTGAAATGCGAAGAAGACGGAACATTCAAATCTTCAGTAGATAAATTCTACGACCAAGAAGATTTGAAAAAATGGGCAGAAGTAACCAATGCCAAAGCAGGCGACTTAATTTTAGTACTTTCGGGTAACGCTGATAAAACCAGAACACAACTTTCTGCTTTACGCATGGAAGTGGCGACTCGTTTAGGATTGAGAAAACCGGACGAGTTTGCACCGCTATGGGTAGTTGATTTTCCTTTATTAGAATGGGACGAAGAAAGCAGTCGTTATCACGCGATGCACCATCCGTTCACTTCACCAAAACCGGAAGACATGAAACTTATTGAAACCGAACCGGGTAAAGTCCGCGCCAATGCCTATGATATGGTATTGAACGGAAATGAAATCGGCGGTGGTTCAATTCGTATTCACGATAAAGATTTACAAAGCCGAATGTTCAGTTTGTTAGGTTTCACTCCGGAACAAGCCCAAGACCAATTCGGATTCTTGATGAATGCCTTCCAATTCGGCGCTCCGCCACATGGTGGATTGGCTTTTGGATTAGACCGATTGGTGGCCATTTTGGGCGGACAAGAAACCATTCGCGATTTTATTGCTTTCCCTAAAAACAATTCGGGACGCGATGTCATGATTGATGCGCCTTCTGCTATTGATGAAGCGCAATTAAAAGAATTATACATTAAATTAGACTTACCGCAATAA